From the genome of Amycolatopsis sp. NBC_01488, one region includes:
- a CDS encoding epoxide hydrolase family protein produces MTNSFRIEIPQSDLDDLHRRLAGARFADPVPGDEPGWSRGIPTAAVRELAEYWRDGFDWRAQEAALNAFPQCTTEIDGQPIHFLHVRSADPDAVPLLLTHGYPSSFAEFLDVIGPLTEPGPDAFHVVVPSLPGFGFSTPLSGPGWELARTTDAFAELMTRLGYDRFAAQGGDIGAGVTGRLAALYPDRVLGTHVNSDRGTIALAGEQLPLPDNLSEAEQSELDAAREAWKAGRGYLDLQSHKPETIAAALTDSPVGQLAWIAEKFQAWANQGVSRDRLLTTVSLYWFTRSGATAARFLYEAAHSGHGWLAPSAVPAGWAVFNTSPMVRRIMDPEEKVEHWSEFAAGGHFAAMEEPELLVGDIRAFFRTLR; encoded by the coding sequence ATGACGAACTCCTTCCGCATCGAGATCCCGCAGTCCGACCTCGACGACCTGCACCGGCGCCTCGCCGGCGCCCGCTTCGCCGATCCCGTGCCCGGCGACGAGCCCGGCTGGTCCCGCGGCATCCCCACCGCCGCCGTGCGCGAGCTGGCCGAGTACTGGCGTGACGGCTTCGACTGGCGCGCGCAGGAAGCCGCGCTCAACGCGTTCCCGCAGTGCACGACCGAGATCGACGGCCAGCCGATCCACTTCCTGCACGTCCGGTCGGCCGACCCGGACGCGGTCCCGCTGCTGCTCACCCACGGCTACCCGAGCTCCTTCGCCGAGTTCCTCGACGTCATCGGGCCGCTGACCGAGCCGGGCCCGGACGCGTTCCACGTCGTCGTCCCGTCGCTGCCCGGCTTCGGGTTCTCGACGCCGCTGAGCGGGCCCGGCTGGGAGCTCGCCCGGACGACGGACGCGTTCGCCGAACTGATGACCCGGCTCGGCTACGACCGCTTCGCCGCGCAGGGCGGCGACATCGGCGCGGGCGTCACCGGACGGCTCGCCGCGCTGTACCCGGACCGCGTGCTCGGCACGCACGTGAACAGCGACCGCGGCACGATCGCGCTGGCGGGTGAGCAGCTTCCGTTGCCGGACAACCTGTCCGAGGCCGAACAGTCCGAACTGGACGCCGCCCGCGAGGCGTGGAAGGCGGGCCGCGGCTACCTCGACCTGCAATCCCACAAGCCGGAGACGATCGCGGCGGCCCTCACGGACTCACCGGTCGGACAGCTGGCGTGGATCGCCGAGAAGTTCCAGGCGTGGGCGAACCAGGGCGTCTCCCGTGACCGGCTCCTGACCACGGTCAGCTTGTACTGGTTCACCCGCAGCGGCGCGACGGCGGCCCGCTTCCTGTACGAGGCAGCGCACTCCGGCCACGGCTGGCTGGCGCCGTCGGCCGTGCCGGCGGGCTGGGCGGTGTTCAACACTTCGCCGATGGTGCGGCGGATCATGGACCCGGAGGAGAAGGTCGAGCACTGGTCGGAGTTCGCCGCGGGCGGCCACTTCGCGGCGATGGAGGAGCCGGAGCTGCTGGTGGGCGATATCCGGGCGTTCTTCCGCACGCTGCGGTAG
- a CDS encoding NmrA/HSCARG family protein codes for MSPVLVTGATGKQGGATARALLKAGLPVRALVRNPDRARALHDLGVEVVQGDLYDPASLVPAMKGVRGVFSVQMPEMANLDGDSEWVQGRNLVDAAAEAGVPQFVHTSVSGAGQHRSVPGWADGRWASMEHYLETKTAIQDRVRDAGFAHWTLVKPGFFMENFLPPSFLLPHGRLVTTIKPGTELALVAVDDIGAAAAAAFAAPARFHGVELELAGELMTMTRVAEVLSRALGVELTAPDMTAAEAIAAGAPAFAVRHEWQNEVGHPARPEFARALGIPLTSFAEWAERNLAR; via the coding sequence ATGTCCCCAGTTTTGGTCACCGGCGCCACCGGCAAGCAGGGCGGCGCCACCGCCCGTGCCCTGCTGAAGGCCGGCCTCCCCGTCCGCGCGCTGGTGCGGAACCCCGACCGCGCCCGGGCACTGCACGATCTCGGCGTCGAGGTGGTGCAAGGCGACCTCTACGACCCGGCGTCCCTCGTTCCCGCCATGAAGGGCGTGCGAGGCGTCTTCTCCGTCCAGATGCCCGAGATGGCGAACCTGGACGGCGACTCCGAGTGGGTCCAGGGCCGCAACCTGGTCGACGCCGCCGCGGAAGCCGGCGTGCCGCAGTTCGTGCACACCTCCGTCTCCGGCGCCGGGCAGCACCGGTCGGTGCCCGGCTGGGCCGACGGCCGGTGGGCGTCGATGGAGCACTACCTGGAGACCAAGACCGCGATCCAGGACCGCGTCCGCGACGCCGGGTTCGCGCACTGGACGCTGGTCAAGCCGGGATTCTTCATGGAGAACTTCCTGCCGCCGTCGTTCCTGCTTCCCCACGGCAGGCTCGTCACGACCATCAAGCCCGGCACCGAACTGGCCCTGGTCGCGGTCGACGACATCGGCGCCGCGGCCGCGGCGGCGTTCGCGGCCCCGGCGCGCTTCCACGGCGTCGAGCTGGAGCTCGCCGGCGAGCTGATGACCATGACGCGGGTCGCCGAGGTCCTGTCGCGCGCACTCGGCGTCGAGCTGACCGCGCCGGACATGACCGCCGCGGAAGCGATCGCCGCCGGGGCGCCCGCTTTCGCCGTCCGGCACGAGTGGCAGAACGAGGTCGGCCACCCGGCGCGCCCGGAGTTCGCCCGGGCGCTCGGCATCCCGCTGACGTCGTTCGCGGAATGGGCGGAACGGAACCTGGCTCGCTAG
- a CDS encoding TetR/AcrR family transcriptional regulator gives MPRSDARRNYTRILAVAEEEVAAHGAEASLEQIARTAGVGSATVRRHFPSRQALLEAVFRQQVDALARQAHELAEAPDPRAALLDWLSALTTYAATARGLATALVRDDRSAAHACSATMTEAGAPLVRRAAEAGAVGPEVTVEDLIAVVTGIVLATEHHRDPPGEARRLLALAVRGISPAR, from the coding sequence GTGCCGCGGTCCGACGCCCGCCGCAACTACACGCGCATCCTCGCCGTCGCCGAGGAGGAGGTCGCCGCGCACGGCGCCGAAGCCTCCCTGGAACAGATCGCCCGGACGGCCGGCGTCGGTTCGGCGACGGTGCGCCGCCACTTCCCGAGCCGCCAGGCGTTGCTGGAGGCGGTGTTCCGGCAGCAGGTCGACGCGCTGGCCCGGCAAGCTCACGAGCTGGCGGAGGCACCGGACCCCCGCGCGGCGCTGCTCGACTGGCTGAGCGCCTTGACGACGTACGCGGCGACGGCCCGCGGCTTGGCAACGGCGCTGGTCCGCGACGACCGGTCCGCGGCCCACGCGTGTTCGGCGACGATGACCGAAGCGGGCGCCCCGTTGGTACGGCGGGCGGCGGAGGCGGGCGCGGTCGGTCCGGAGGTGACGGTCGAGGACCTGATCGCGGTGGTGACGGGCATCGTGCTGGCGACCGAGCACCACCGCGACCCGCCAGGAGAAGCGCGACGGCTGCTCGCGTTGGCGGTGCGGGGGATCAGCCCGGCGCGGTGA
- a CDS encoding helix-turn-helix domain-containing protein, with translation MKPLLRRILDDMAADEAVLDELVKVARSQSAEVARLPEAENRRHIQLLLSAALRATASPGEADYSTAEALGADRAAQGVPLTELLRGVQAGRTHAARVAVERARAAGVPDDVILETVLDADRYTGALEHHVVKGYHAAELQLSRTVRDARTQLLRTLLLAGHPPTPEELRRAGLHPDVRYFCVVSDVSDPAQARTLEQALLEFGGIYGLVEGRLTGLAARSPAGVALAGDVLLVVAPAAALPTLQEVHRLCTAAARLAGPGYHDLTSLAAEVALTAQPVLGGLLTTALLGSLDAANPFHRELAATALAYLDHGQRLRSTAEALHLHPNTVRYRLDRLAELTPLVLGENTGGRVLDAVRSWWALHRWLATPG, from the coding sequence GTGAAGCCGCTGCTCCGGCGGATCCTCGACGACATGGCCGCGGACGAGGCCGTGCTGGACGAGCTGGTCAAGGTGGCGCGCAGCCAGTCGGCCGAGGTCGCGCGGCTCCCGGAGGCCGAGAACCGGCGGCACATCCAGCTCCTGCTCTCGGCCGCGTTGCGGGCGACGGCGAGCCCCGGCGAGGCGGACTACTCCACCGCGGAGGCGCTGGGCGCCGACCGCGCCGCGCAGGGTGTCCCGCTCACCGAACTCCTGCGCGGGGTCCAGGCGGGTCGCACGCACGCGGCGCGCGTCGCCGTCGAACGCGCCCGGGCGGCGGGCGTGCCCGACGACGTCATCCTCGAAACGGTCCTCGACGCCGACCGCTACACCGGGGCGCTGGAGCACCACGTCGTCAAGGGCTACCACGCCGCCGAGCTCCAGCTTTCCCGCACGGTGCGCGACGCGCGGACCCAGCTGCTGCGGACCCTGCTGCTCGCCGGGCACCCACCCACGCCCGAAGAGCTCCGGCGGGCGGGACTGCATCCCGACGTCCGGTACTTCTGCGTCGTGTCCGACGTCAGCGACCCGGCGCAGGCACGCACGCTGGAGCAGGCGCTGCTCGAGTTCGGCGGGATCTACGGCCTGGTCGAGGGTCGGCTCACGGGCTTGGCGGCCCGGTCGCCCGCCGGCGTGGCGCTCGCCGGCGACGTCCTGCTGGTCGTCGCGCCGGCGGCCGCTTTGCCGACACTGCAAGAGGTCCACCGCCTGTGCACGGCGGCGGCGCGCCTGGCCGGCCCCGGCTACCACGACTTGACGTCCCTGGCGGCCGAGGTGGCCCTGACGGCCCAGCCGGTCCTGGGCGGCCTGCTCACGACGGCGCTGCTCGGTTCCCTGGACGCGGCGAACCCCTTCCACCGCGAGCTGGCGGCGACGGCGTTGGCCTACCTCGACCACGGACAGCGGTTGCGGTCCACGGCGGAAGCGCTGCACCTGCACCCGAACACGGTCCGGTACCGCCTGGACCGGCTGGCGGAGCTGACCCCGTTGGTACTGGGCGAAAACACCGGCGGACGGGTACTCGACGCGGTGCGGTCGTGGTGGGCGCTGCACCGCTGGCTCGCCACGCCGGGCTGA
- a CDS encoding YncE family protein gives MAAAVVLLATGAAVPAAGAPAALREVMFVGNNWDGTADVIQSSGSFAHIGRVNIIPDKDDRLREIYLNPVKLAFFLGIRNGPGEGHDQFVDDMYTTPDGSSVVASRPSFADVVSISLATGRINWRFPVSGFRADHMAVSPDGRRVAVSASTSNTVHVLDIVTGQQVGSFATGDKPHENVFTDGGRYLWNMSIGNVDTNLDDPGWDFTKGDRHITIVDATTFRQVKVIDMRQRLDAFGRHDLSNAVRPVAFTPDGSTLYFQVSFFNGFLEYDVASDRITRLKELPKNPATSDDRTTFVNDSRHHGLSMNPAGTKLCVAGTMDDYATVVDRATLQQGTLVPAVKPYWATVSGDGAACVISEAGADRVTAIDFATGQKLVSVPVGDHPQRVRIGHVPEGWTGPAS, from the coding sequence CTGGCCGCGGCCGTGGTCCTGCTGGCGACCGGCGCGGCGGTGCCGGCGGCCGGCGCACCCGCGGCCCTGCGGGAGGTGATGTTCGTCGGCAACAACTGGGACGGGACGGCGGACGTCATCCAGTCCAGCGGCTCCTTCGCGCACATCGGGCGCGTGAACATCATCCCGGACAAGGACGACCGGCTGCGGGAGATCTACCTGAACCCGGTCAAGCTGGCGTTCTTCCTCGGCATCCGCAACGGGCCCGGCGAAGGGCACGACCAGTTCGTCGACGACATGTACACCACGCCGGACGGGTCGTCGGTCGTGGCTTCGCGGCCGAGCTTCGCCGACGTCGTCTCGATCAGCCTCGCCACCGGCCGGATCAACTGGCGCTTCCCGGTCTCGGGCTTCCGCGCCGACCACATGGCGGTCTCGCCGGACGGCCGCCGCGTCGCCGTTTCCGCGTCGACGTCGAACACCGTGCACGTGCTGGACATCGTGACCGGGCAGCAGGTCGGCTCGTTCGCGACCGGCGACAAGCCGCACGAGAACGTGTTCACCGACGGCGGCCGGTACCTGTGGAACATGTCGATCGGCAACGTGGACACGAACCTCGACGACCCGGGCTGGGACTTCACCAAGGGGGACCGGCACATCACGATCGTCGACGCCACGACGTTCCGCCAGGTCAAGGTGATCGACATGCGCCAGCGGCTCGACGCCTTCGGGCGCCACGACCTCTCGAACGCCGTGCGGCCGGTCGCGTTCACCCCGGACGGGTCCACGTTGTACTTCCAGGTGTCGTTCTTCAACGGCTTCCTGGAGTACGACGTCGCGAGTGACCGGATCACCCGGCTCAAGGAGCTGCCGAAGAACCCGGCCACGAGCGACGACCGCACCACGTTCGTCAACGACTCCCGCCACCACGGCCTGTCGATGAACCCGGCCGGCACGAAGCTGTGCGTCGCCGGGACGATGGACGACTACGCGACGGTCGTCGACCGCGCGACCCTGCAGCAGGGCACGCTGGTGCCGGCGGTGAAGCCGTACTGGGCGACGGTCAGCGGCGACGGCGCGGCGTGCGTGATCTCCGAGGCCGGCGCGGACCGCGTCACGGCGATCGACTTCGCGACGGGCCAGAAGCTCGTCTCGGTACCGGTCGGCGACCACCCGCAGCGGGTCCGGATCGGCCACGTGCCCGAGGGCTGGACCGGCCCGGCTTCCTGA
- a CDS encoding DUF5655 domain-containing protein, which produces MATRWTCPRCDREFARAGQGHTCVPGCTVDETFAGRDPKFRAIYDAVIEHLRTLGDVHEDAVKVGVFLKRDRKLAELRPRSRDVLVYLFLPHPIETARIAPARWASAAGPRVGHQLKLREVSDVDDEVREWLTLAYETS; this is translated from the coding sequence ATGGCGACCCGCTGGACGTGCCCGCGCTGCGACCGCGAGTTCGCGCGCGCCGGCCAGGGCCACACGTGCGTCCCGGGCTGCACCGTCGACGAGACGTTCGCCGGCCGCGACCCGAAGTTCCGCGCGATCTACGACGCGGTGATCGAGCACCTGCGGACGCTGGGCGACGTCCACGAGGACGCCGTCAAGGTCGGGGTGTTCCTCAAGCGGGACCGGAAGCTGGCCGAGCTCCGGCCCCGCTCGCGGGACGTCCTGGTGTACCTGTTCCTGCCGCACCCGATCGAGACGGCGCGGATCGCCCCGGCGCGGTGGGCGTCGGCGGCCGGGCCCCGGGTGGGGCACCAGCTGAAGCTGCGTGAAGTGTCCGATGTGGACGACGAAGTCCGCGAGTGGCTGACGCTCGCCTACGAAACTTCCTGA
- a CDS encoding sigma-54-dependent Fis family transcriptional regulator — protein sequence MVPGTVLADDELARTRVRFLTAEPVPPGTVRQTILASWRRSQEFQVEADRIDPLYQGDHNPDSPLIRGAEPVLHKLGEQFDGQPISLILTDASGVVLTQRTGDADLKRHLERVELVPGFSYGEQSVGTNGIGTALEDGRATTVFGHEHYAEHLENLACAGVPIHHPISGKKIGAVDLTCWYKDAGGLLIALARSTAEQVRQALLRHSDVREMILFQAYLQTCRRWTGIVLAFNDDIVMMNDRARQLLDPVDQSVLLSHATEALADGRRTSATLALSSGLRVRVFCRRVPGQRETDTAGGVLSVKLIEAEEAFAVPSTPMLPMYLPGVVGSAPLWLRCGHELDTGHQRGEWVALEGEAGTGKLTLAKGLHQRHHPAARLLTVDAAVAGGTDWAPELLREHADAPIRTLVIRHADRLPAAAADALATALRELREQADAPWVVVTLVPEAETKPALAELLKSFPRTVRVPPLRHHVEDLAELVPLVLSKLGYGGRLTCSAAALHLLMRAEWPGNTGQLYEVLRKVAQRRRAGTIRPGDLPAEFHTVARRPLNRFESIERDAIVRCLEDADGNKVRAAKLLGISRATIYRKIHEYGIVPPTR from the coding sequence ATGGTGCCCGGAACCGTGCTCGCCGACGACGAGCTCGCGCGCACCCGGGTCCGTTTCCTGACGGCCGAACCGGTGCCGCCCGGCACGGTCCGGCAGACGATCCTGGCCTCCTGGCGGCGCTCGCAGGAGTTCCAGGTCGAGGCCGACCGGATCGACCCCCTCTACCAGGGCGACCACAACCCCGACAGCCCGCTGATCCGCGGCGCGGAGCCGGTGTTGCACAAGCTCGGTGAGCAGTTCGACGGCCAGCCGATCAGCCTGATCCTCACCGACGCGAGCGGCGTCGTGCTCACCCAGCGAACCGGCGACGCGGACCTCAAGCGGCACCTCGAGCGGGTCGAGCTGGTGCCCGGGTTCAGCTACGGCGAGCAGTCCGTCGGGACCAACGGCATCGGCACCGCGCTCGAGGACGGCCGCGCGACCACGGTGTTCGGCCACGAGCACTACGCCGAGCACCTGGAGAACCTGGCCTGCGCGGGCGTGCCGATCCACCACCCGATCTCCGGCAAGAAGATCGGCGCGGTCGACCTGACCTGCTGGTACAAGGACGCGGGCGGGCTGCTCATCGCGCTGGCCCGCTCGACGGCCGAGCAGGTCCGCCAGGCGCTGCTGCGGCACAGTGACGTGCGGGAGATGATCCTCTTCCAGGCGTACCTGCAGACTTGCCGCCGGTGGACCGGCATCGTGCTGGCGTTCAACGACGACATCGTGATGATGAACGACCGGGCGCGGCAGCTGCTCGACCCGGTCGACCAGTCGGTGCTGCTGAGCCACGCCACCGAAGCGCTGGCCGACGGGCGCCGGACGTCGGCGACGCTCGCGCTGTCCAGCGGGCTGCGCGTGCGCGTGTTCTGCCGCCGCGTCCCGGGCCAGCGGGAGACCGACACCGCGGGCGGCGTGCTGTCGGTGAAGCTGATCGAGGCGGAGGAAGCCTTCGCGGTGCCGTCGACGCCGATGCTGCCGATGTACCTGCCGGGCGTGGTCGGCTCGGCGCCGCTGTGGCTGCGCTGCGGGCACGAGCTGGACACCGGCCACCAGCGCGGCGAGTGGGTCGCGCTGGAAGGCGAGGCCGGGACCGGCAAGCTGACCCTGGCGAAGGGCCTGCACCAGCGCCACCACCCGGCGGCGCGGCTGCTGACCGTCGACGCGGCGGTCGCCGGCGGCACCGACTGGGCGCCCGAGCTGCTGCGCGAACACGCCGACGCCCCGATCCGCACCCTGGTGATCCGCCACGCCGACCGCCTGCCCGCCGCGGCGGCCGACGCGCTGGCGACGGCGTTGCGGGAGCTGCGCGAGCAGGCCGACGCGCCCTGGGTCGTCGTCACGCTCGTGCCCGAAGCCGAGACGAAGCCGGCGCTGGCCGAGCTGCTGAAGTCGTTCCCGCGGACGGTGCGCGTGCCGCCGCTGCGCCACCACGTCGAGGACCTCGCGGAGCTGGTCCCGCTGGTGCTGAGCAAGCTCGGCTACGGCGGCCGGCTCACCTGCTCGGCGGCGGCGCTGCACCTGCTGATGCGGGCGGAGTGGCCGGGCAACACCGGCCAGCTCTACGAGGTGCTGCGCAAGGTGGCCCAGCGCCGCCGCGCCGGGACCATCCGCCCGGGCGACCTCCCGGCCGAGTTCCACACCGTCGCGCGGCGGCCGCTGAACCGCTTCGAGTCGATCGAGCGGGACGCCATCGTGCGCTGCCTCGAGGACGCCGACGGCAACAAGGTCCGGGCGGCGAAGCTGCTCGGCATCTCCCGGGCGACGATCTACCGCAAGATCCACGAGTACGGGATCGTCCCGCCGACCCGCTAG
- a CDS encoding methane monooxygenase: MSRQSVAKAHQKIQELSWEPAYHTPVSHYGTDYTFQKAKKKDPLKQVLRSYFPMQEEKDHRVYGAEDGAIRGNMFRQVQERWLEWQKLFLSIIPLPEISAARAMPLLFRTVPNPELHNGQAIQMIDEVRHSTIQQNLKRLYMQNYIDPAGFNSSLRNFQNDYCGTIGRQFAEGFITGDAITAASIYLTIVAETAFTNTLFVAMPAEAAANGDYLLPTVFHSVQSDESRHISNGYATLLMALSDESNHQLLERDLRYAWWNNHAVVDAAIGTFIEYGTKDRRKDRESYAEMWRRWIYDDYYRSYLVPLEKYGLVIPHDLIEEAWNRIWNKGYVHEVAQFFATGWLANYWRIDPMTDEDFEWFEYKYPGWYDKYGKWWENYARLATPNGHHPIVAEDVDYVYPHRCWTCMVPCLIREDMVVDEVDGQHRTYCSETCRWTDAEAFRPTYQGRNTPNMGQLVGAREWETLYHGWNWADVVSDMGFVRDDGKTMVAQPHLNLDPKKMWTLDHLRRMPEVQSPNVLLNQMSAEERAAFVADYNRQGPAGRPAPQQA, encoded by the coding sequence ATGAGTCGCCAGAGTGTGGCGAAAGCCCACCAGAAGATCCAGGAACTGTCGTGGGAGCCGGCGTACCACACCCCGGTTTCGCACTACGGGACCGACTACACCTTCCAGAAGGCCAAGAAGAAGGACCCGTTGAAGCAGGTCCTCCGCTCGTACTTCCCGATGCAGGAGGAGAAGGACCACCGGGTCTACGGCGCCGAAGACGGCGCGATCCGCGGCAACATGTTCCGCCAGGTGCAGGAACGCTGGCTGGAGTGGCAGAAGCTGTTCCTCTCGATCATCCCGCTGCCGGAGATCTCCGCCGCACGGGCCATGCCGCTGCTGTTCCGCACGGTGCCCAACCCGGAGCTGCACAACGGCCAGGCGATCCAGATGATCGACGAGGTCCGGCACTCGACGATCCAGCAGAACCTCAAGCGCCTGTACATGCAGAACTACATCGACCCGGCGGGCTTCAACTCGAGCCTGCGCAACTTCCAGAACGACTACTGCGGCACCATCGGCCGCCAGTTCGCCGAAGGCTTCATCACCGGTGACGCCATCACCGCGGCGAGCATCTACCTCACCATCGTGGCGGAGACGGCGTTCACGAACACCCTCTTCGTCGCCATGCCGGCGGAAGCCGCCGCCAACGGCGACTACCTGCTGCCCACGGTGTTCCACTCGGTGCAGTCCGACGAGTCCCGCCACATCAGCAACGGCTACGCGACGCTGCTGATGGCGCTGTCGGACGAGAGCAACCACCAGCTGCTCGAACGCGACCTGCGGTACGCGTGGTGGAACAACCACGCCGTGGTCGACGCCGCGATCGGCACGTTCATCGAGTACGGCACCAAGGACCGCCGCAAGGACCGCGAGAGCTACGCGGAGATGTGGCGCCGCTGGATCTACGACGACTACTACCGCAGCTACCTCGTCCCGCTCGAGAAGTACGGCCTCGTGATCCCGCACGACCTCATCGAAGAGGCGTGGAACCGGATCTGGAACAAGGGCTACGTCCACGAGGTCGCGCAGTTCTTCGCCACCGGGTGGCTCGCCAACTACTGGCGCATCGACCCGATGACCGACGAGGACTTCGAGTGGTTCGAGTACAAGTACCCGGGCTGGTACGACAAGTACGGCAAGTGGTGGGAGAACTACGCCCGCCTCGCGACGCCGAACGGACACCACCCGATCGTCGCCGAGGACGTCGACTACGTGTACCCGCACCGCTGCTGGACCTGCATGGTGCCGTGCCTCATCCGCGAGGACATGGTGGTCGACGAGGTGGACGGCCAGCACCGCACGTACTGCTCGGAGACGTGCCGCTGGACCGACGCCGAGGCGTTCCGGCCCACCTACCAGGGCCGCAACACCCCGAACATGGGCCAGCTGGTCGGCGCCCGCGAGTGGGAGACGCTCTACCACGGCTGGAACTGGGCCGACGTCGTCTCCGACATGGGCTTCGTGCGCGACGACGGCAAGACCATGGTCGCGCAGCCGCACCTGAACCTCGACCCGAAGAAGATGTGGACGCTCGACCACCTGCGCCGGATGCCCGAGGTGCAGTCGCCGAACGTGCTGCTGAACCAGATGTCCGCCGAGGAACGCGCCGCGTTCGTGGCCGACTACAACCGCCAGGGCCCGGCCGGCCGGCCGGCGCCGCAGCAGGCCTGA
- a CDS encoding NADH:ubiquinone reductase (Na(+)-transporting) subunit F has translation MAEKHRVRFEPVGIEIDVAEEQTILRAAAEQGVMLMHGCKEGQCAACKSFILDGEDVEHDRYSTFALPDYEKEEGFTLLCRAHAYEDLTIELLNYDEEMIHSGLPIQEAEVEVVSNDHVTHDLRHLVVKLTDPDQSLKFFPGQYLDFAIPDTEESRSFSMANTSARDGLLEFVIKIYPDGLFSRFLDTDVAVGDRLRVSGPFGVFTLRDNPGKDLVFVGGGAGMAPILSLLRSMAERGIDRTATYYYGARREADLCFHAELRELEEKLPNFRYVPALSEPGDDAWDGETGLITDVLRRAGLDLTGADAYVCGPPPMVEAALELLPALGVADKRVFYDKFTTTGEG, from the coding sequence ATGGCTGAGAAGCACCGCGTCCGGTTCGAGCCGGTCGGGATCGAGATCGACGTCGCCGAGGAGCAGACGATCCTGCGCGCCGCCGCCGAGCAGGGCGTCATGCTCATGCACGGCTGCAAAGAAGGACAGTGCGCGGCCTGCAAGTCGTTCATCCTCGACGGCGAAGACGTCGAACACGACCGCTATTCGACCTTCGCGCTCCCCGACTACGAAAAGGAGGAAGGCTTCACGCTGCTGTGCCGGGCCCACGCCTACGAGGACCTCACGATCGAGCTGCTCAACTACGACGAGGAGATGATCCACTCCGGCCTGCCGATCCAGGAGGCCGAGGTCGAGGTCGTGTCGAACGACCACGTCACCCACGACCTGCGCCACCTCGTCGTCAAGCTCACGGACCCGGACCAGTCGCTGAAGTTCTTCCCCGGGCAGTACCTCGACTTCGCGATCCCGGACACCGAGGAGTCCCGGTCGTTCTCGATGGCCAACACCTCGGCGCGCGACGGGCTGCTCGAGTTCGTCATCAAGATCTACCCCGACGGACTGTTCTCCCGGTTCCTCGACACCGACGTCGCGGTCGGCGACCGGCTCCGGGTGAGCGGTCCGTTCGGGGTGTTCACCCTCCGGGACAACCCGGGCAAGGACCTGGTCTTCGTCGGCGGCGGGGCCGGGATGGCGCCGATCCTGTCGCTGCTGCGGTCCATGGCCGAGCGCGGCATCGACCGGACGGCGACCTACTACTACGGCGCCCGCCGCGAGGCGGATCTCTGCTTCCACGCCGAACTGCGGGAGCTCGAGGAGAAACTGCCGAACTTCCGTTACGTCCCAGCGCTTTCCGAACCCGGCGACGACGCCTGGGACGGCGAGACCGGCCTGATCACCGACGTCCTGCGCCGGGCCGGCCTCGACCTGACCGGCGCCGACGCCTACGTCTGCGGCCCGCCGCCGATGGTCGAGGCCGCGCTGGAACTGCTGCCCGCGCTCGGCGTCGCCGACAAGCGCGTCTTCTACGACAAGTTCACCACCACGGGCGAAGGGTAA